The following nucleotide sequence is from Euzebya sp..
CGAGGTCGGCGAGCAACTCGGCCTGCCCCGGGTATGGGCAGCAATCCCCTGAGTGGTACAGGCGGACCCCGGCCAGCTGGATGACGTAGCCGAGGTGTAGGTGGTCACCGGCCTCGTCCACCACCAGGGTCTCGTGGGCGGCCGGCACGGCATCGACCCGCAGCTCGTCGGCCGGCGTCGCCGAGTCTGCAGCTCCGAGGCCGATGACGCGCTCGGGTGGGACACCGCGCTCGATCGCCTGGTCACGCACTGCCCGTGGCACCACGACCGGCACGGCCGGCTGGGCGGCGAGGAGCGGGGTGAGCGTGCCGGGATCCATGTGGTCGGTGTGCGCGTGGGTGCACAGCACCGCGGCCACCTCGGGCAGGGCCTCAGGGGTCACGGGGGCCGGACGCAGCCGGATGTGGGGCCAGCGGGCGCCGGCGTACTTGGCAGCCAGGCTGTCCGACAGGTAGGGGTCGATGAGGACCGGCGCCGACCCCGGTGACCGTAGTGCGAAACCGGCCTGACCGAGCCATGTCGCCACCACACCCGACGGTGGAGTGGTTCGCAGTCGCGCCGCGACTGGCGCCGCATCCGGCACGCCGGAGTCGATCGCGGGGCGGACGGCGATCACTGGATGCCTCGCGCGTCCCGGGCGACAACGGAGAGGTTCTCGAAGGCCGGCCCATCGGTGGGGATGTCAAGGTCGTACACGCGGGCGATGGCACGGGTCCAGCCGTGGACGAAATAGGTCCAGCCGTCTTCCACCGTGAGGGACCGGCTCTCCCGCTGTGCGCGCGCCTGGTCCAGGAACGACAGCGCCCCCCGGTAGTTGAAGTCCCATGCGATCGCCCTCTCCGGGAAGATGACCGCGTCGCTGATCGGTGACCCACCGCGGTCCTTGCCCATCCCCGTCGCGTTGACGATCAGGCCTCCGGGTCCGCAAGCTGCGACGAGGTCATCCTGGGGGCCGTGCACCTGCACGGTTCGGACGAGCCCGGTGGCGCCGGCGACAGCGGCCACGTCGACGGCTGCGGCGAGGCGAACGCCGTCCGTGTCGGTGATGGTCAGTCCAGCAGGAGGGTCGGGCCGGGTCACCAGGTGGCGCATCAACGCCTTCCCAGCAC
It contains:
- a CDS encoding MBL fold metallo-hydrolase, producing MATWLGQAGFALRSPGSAPVLIDPYLSDSLAAKYAGARWPHIRLRPAPVTPEALPEVAAVLCTHAHTDHMDPGTLTPLLAAQPAVPVVVPRAVRDQAIERGVPPERVIGLGAADSATPADELRVDAVPAAHETLVVDEAGDHLHLGYVIQLAGVRLYHSGDCCPYPGQAELLADLDIDVALLPVNGRDAERLESGVPGNFHFEEAVDLCRDAGIPWLVPHHFGMFDFNTADPATFDLDAAGRSGVQVVLPTHGEDLELVEVR
- a CDS encoding shikimate dehydrogenase; translation: MTARAMQFVGVSTAGSSIHPVFTAWAPVLGLPDGARLVGVDLPLDATPGAYREVVAAMADDPEVAGALVTTHKIGLFSACVDLFEHVSDDAAALGEVSCLVVRGGTVSAHALDVTTSSLALAAIEPDMAGRQVLIMGAGGAGKALMRHLVTRPDPPAGLTITDTDGVRLAAAVDVAAVAGATGLVRTVQVHGPQDDLVAACGPGGLIVNATGMGKDRGGSPISDAVIFPERAIAWDFNYRGALSFLDQARAQRESRSLTVEDGWTYFVHGWTRAIARVYDLDIPTDGPAFENLSVVARDARGIQ